One genomic region from Xiphophorus couchianus chromosome 21, X_couchianus-1.0, whole genome shotgun sequence encodes:
- the eif5a gene encoding eukaryotic translation initiation factor 5A-1: MADPDLDFTTGESGASATYPMQCSALRKNGYVVLKGRPCKIVEMSTSKTGKHGHAKVNLVGIDIFTNKKYEDMCPSTHNMDVPAIKRTDYQLVNIAESYMSLMSDNGDIREDLRVPESDIGKEIESKFEGGEEFMVTVISAMGEECAVATKVLASK, encoded by the exons ATGGCAGATCCCGATCTTGACTTCACGACTGGTGAGTCTGGCGCCTCCGCCACCTACCCCATGCAGTGCTCCGCCCTGCGTAAGAACGGGTACGTGGTGCTGAAGGGACGCCCCTGCAAAATCGTGGAGATGTCCACCTCCAAGACCGGCAAGCACGGACATGCCAAG gttaACCTGGTTGGTATCGATATCTTCACCAACAAGAAGTATGAAGATATGTGCCCCTCCACCCACAACATGGATGTTCCCGCCATCAAGAGGACAGACTATCAG CTCGTTAACATCGCTGAAAGCTACATGTCCTTGATGAGCGACAACGGTGACATCAGAGAGGACCTGCGCGTCCCTGAGAGCGACATCGGCAAGGAAATTGAATCGAAGTTCGAGGGGGGTGAAGAATTCATG GTCACCGTGATTTCTGCCATGGGGGAGGAATGTGCTGTCGCTACCAAGGTCTTGGCCAGCAAATAG